A single genomic interval of Gemmatimonadota bacterium harbors:
- a CDS encoding DUF3365 domain-containing protein yields the protein MNRTSFLLVLLLVGGCGSESEEPMVHAQVMADALHAVMEADRTVYASQVAHHLETEEAVINTSEHWMEDGSLPLPAQMFRMGAELVSKNTDTFSYSLLSKWPVNKDNGPRSELEAAGLDSVARDQSRPFYGRETLDGVEYFTAVYADIADSPACVTCHNTHPDSPRNDFVLGETMGGVVIRIPLR from the coding sequence GTGAACAGAACGTCTTTCTTATTGGTGCTGCTGCTGGTCGGAGGATGCGGAAGCGAGTCCGAGGAACCCATGGTTCATGCGCAGGTCATGGCGGATGCACTGCACGCGGTCATGGAGGCCGACAGAACGGTTTACGCAAGCCAGGTCGCCCATCATCTGGAGACCGAAGAGGCGGTTATCAATACGAGCGAGCACTGGATGGAAGACGGGTCCTTGCCGCTTCCGGCCCAGATGTTCCGCATGGGGGCCGAACTCGTTTCGAAGAACACCGATACGTTCAGTTATTCGTTGCTTTCCAAGTGGCCTGTAAACAAAGACAATGGACCCAGGTCCGAACTGGAGGCAGCCGGTCTGGACAGCGTGGCCAGAGACCAGTCAAGGCCATTTTATGGTCGAGAAACGCTGGACGGTGTCGAATACTTCACTGCCGTCTATGCGGATATAGCGGATTCACCGGCCTGTGTAACGTGCCATAACACGCACCCGGACAGCCCGAGGAACGACTTCGTACTTGGCGAGACGATGGGCGGCGTGGTCATTCGAATCCCCTTGCGATAG
- the cbiB gene encoding adenosylcobinamide-phosphate synthase CbiB, translating to MDLTVLAPDPVLLLCAVVLDGILGDPVYRWHPVRLMGHTLTGMERVLRRTGLDGYAGGCMLFLALSAFWIGVSAALALVLNDQHPILNGVFQVFVIYSMVALRDLCRHGMAIERAGDLEGARRAVSMLVGRDTSAMDAAACRRAGMESLSENAVDGFIAPLFWYALLGLPGIVLYKVISTMDSMVGYRTPRYARFGWCGARLDDLFNLIPARLTCLLMAGVAFLLPGYSGRKALVVGWRQHALVPGPNSGWSEAAAAGAVQRRLVGPVRQDGKLVTEIWIGDENDPEGGQAGDLLRMCVLVVVTCLVAIILAALVLAAGTSGP from the coding sequence ATGGACCTGACGGTACTTGCGCCGGATCCCGTTCTGCTCCTCTGCGCGGTGGTACTGGATGGCATCCTGGGAGATCCGGTCTACCGGTGGCACCCGGTGCGCCTGATGGGCCACACGCTAACGGGAATGGAGCGCGTGCTCCGCCGGACCGGACTGGATGGGTACGCCGGCGGATGCATGCTGTTCCTGGCGCTCTCCGCTTTCTGGATCGGCGTCAGCGCGGCGCTGGCCCTCGTGCTGAACGACCAGCATCCAATCCTGAACGGCGTCTTCCAGGTCTTCGTGATTTACAGCATGGTGGCGCTCAGGGATCTGTGCCGCCACGGCATGGCCATCGAGCGCGCCGGGGACCTGGAAGGCGCGCGCCGGGCCGTGTCCATGCTGGTCGGCCGGGATACGTCCGCCATGGACGCCGCGGCCTGCCGTCGGGCGGGCATGGAAAGCCTGAGCGAGAACGCGGTGGACGGGTTCATTGCGCCGCTGTTCTGGTATGCCCTGCTGGGGTTGCCGGGCATCGTGCTCTACAAGGTGATCAGCACGATGGATTCCATGGTGGGGTACCGGACGCCCCGGTATGCGCGCTTCGGTTGGTGCGGGGCGCGGCTGGATGATCTGTTCAATCTCATACCCGCCAGGCTCACCTGTTTGCTGATGGCGGGGGTAGCGTTTCTCCTGCCCGGATATTCGGGCCGCAAGGCCCTGGTGGTGGGTTGGCGGCAGCATGCGCTGGTTCCGGGTCCGAATTCAGGCTGGAGCGAAGCGGCGGCGGCAGGCGCCGTGCAGCGGCGATTGGTCGGACCGGTCCGGCAGGACGGCAAGTTGGTCACGGAGATCTGGATAGGCGACGAAAACGATCCGGAAGGCGGCCAGGCCGGCGACCTGCTCCGCATGTGCGTACTGGTCGTGGTTACCTGTTTGGTTGCGATCATCCTCGCGGCGCTCGTCCTGGCTGCCGGAACAAGCGGTCCTTGA